The genomic window CATCAGAGCCTTCATTGGTGCTGACATATCCATAACCGCCATTACAGGAGCCATTATTCCAGCAGCTGTGATCATTGCAACTGTTGCAGAACCCTGAGTTACTCTTACTAATGCTGCGATTAAGAATGCCAAAACAATTGCTGGCATAGAAGAAGCGGCTATTTTTTCTGCCAATAAAGTTCCTATGCCAGAGTCTACGAGTATCTGTTTGAAAACACCACCGGCTCCGGTTACTAGGATAATCAGTCCTGCAGGTCCTAAAGCCTTGGTACTGAGGTTTAAAATATCATCTTTTGAGAAACCTCTTCTGATTCCCAAAAAGTATATTGCTATAAGTGTAGCTAGAATAAGTGCAAAGAAAGGATGACCTACAAATTTAAATAAGTCTACCATAAATCCAGGTTGGAGAGCACCGCTTTTAACCATTGTAGTTGTTATTGTGTTTACAACTATCAATACAAGTGGGACAGCAACTATTGAAACCACTGCAGCAAAAGGAGGCATATCTATCTCGGTTGCCATGTCATCTTTTCCAAACTGCATAGGGTCTATAAATATTTTTTCTCCTATGTACTTTCCAAAAACATTTCCTGCTAAAATAGCTGTTGGTAATCCTATAATAGCTCCAAATAAGATAACCCATCCTAAATCTGCTCCAACTATCTCAGCAACTGCTACTGGACCTGGAGTTGGAGGTATAAAAGTATGAGTTACAGCTAAGCCTGCTAAAAGAGGAATACCATAACATAGAACAGATTTTTTAGCTTCTTTTGCCAATGAAAACACGATAGGTACCAGGATTATAAAACCCACATCTAAGAATACAGGTATGGCCACAATGAATCCTGTAAGCATAAGGGCCCAAGATGCCTTGTCTCTACCGAATTTTTTTATGAGTGTATGAGAAAGTGCCTGTGCTCCACCAGAAGCTTCTAGGATTTCTCCAAATATTGCACCTATACCAACTACTGTTGCCACGAATCCAAGGGTACCTCCCATCCCTTTTTGTATACTGTCTATAATTCCTACGAGAGGCATTCCTGTTCCTAATCCCACAAACATGCTGGTAATCAAAAGTGCTATAAAGGCCTGAACCTTTAAAAATAATACCATTACAAGAAGCAACGCTATGGCTAGAATACTTATCAGTGTAAGGCTCCCAACTGGAACGCTTACAGGTGTCGCATTAAAATAATCAGCGTAGTTAAAGAAATTTTTCATAGCCACAAACATTGACAGAATAACAAGCCCTGTTATCAACAATCTTTTGACCGGATTTTCTTTGGCATCTGCCAAAATAACATTTTCATTCAAATTTTCCATAAGATCCTCCATTTAAAATATAGTTCACATAAAAAATATAGATAAAATACAACACCCTTAAACTTTTAAACCATAGGAATTTGTCTGACGTATTCCTTGGTCTGAGTATAGTTTCTTTTTTTTGAAGTGTCAAGATACGGAACCAAATATTTTTTTTATGATCAAAAAGCATAAAATTCACAAGCTTTTCTAGGTATTGTTATCACTAATACAACTGCAATTTTTATAATATGGTTTTTTTCTAAAAAAATTCTTTAATCTTGTTAATTTTCTCATGCATTAGTCTGACAAATACTTCATATACAGCAAATTAAAAACCTCTCCGTATTTTAGAGATGTTTTTAATTTGAATTTTCTTTTATTTTCAATATTGTCTCATCTATATGTCTTTTCATGTAAAGCTTCGCCAATTCTGAATCCTTATTTTTTATAGCGTCCAAAATTTTACCATGTTCTTCTAGCCTTTTGGATGTATTAA from uncultured Ilyobacter sp. includes these protein-coding regions:
- a CDS encoding gluconate:H+ symporter, which gives rise to MENLNENVILADAKENPVKRLLITGLVILSMFVAMKNFFNYADYFNATPVSVPVGSLTLISILAIALLLVMVLFLKVQAFIALLITSMFVGLGTGMPLVGIIDSIQKGMGGTLGFVATVVGIGAIFGEILEASGGAQALSHTLIKKFGRDKASWALMLTGFIVAIPVFLDVGFIILVPIVFSLAKEAKKSVLCYGIPLLAGLAVTHTFIPPTPGPVAVAEIVGADLGWVILFGAIIGLPTAILAGNVFGKYIGEKIFIDPMQFGKDDMATEIDMPPFAAVVSIVAVPLVLIVVNTITTTMVKSGALQPGFMVDLFKFVGHPFFALILATLIAIYFLGIRRGFSKDDILNLSTKALGPAGLIILVTGAGGVFKQILVDSGIGTLLAEKIAASSMPAIVLAFLIAALVRVTQGSATVAMITAAGIMAPVMAVMDMSAPMKALMVISMASGATLLSHVNDSGFWLVNRYFNMTEEQTLKSWTVMTSIISVSGFLLSWLISSFI